Genomic DNA from Streptomyces sp. NBC_00464:
CGGGCATGGAGGCACACACCGCGTTCGCCCTGTTCGCCGACGAGCTCGCCGACGGAGTCTCCGACCACGTCGTCCTGCTCTTCCAGAGCCACGCCGTGTACAAGGGACCAGGTCTCTCCGACGCGCTGGAGAAGCTCGCGGTCACGATCCATCAACAGGCGGCCGATGCCCGCGATATCGAGGCCGACCGGGCGAAGGTCCGCAAGTCCTCGCGCATGGTCTCGGTCGTCATCTCGATCGTCGTCGTCGGGTGCATGCTCAATGAGGGCTGGTCGGGCTGGTACCAGTCACCGGCCGGGCAGATCGTGCTGGCCGTCCTCGGCGCCATGTTCGCCTGGACCTTGTCGTGGCTGCGCCGCATCGCCCGCACCAAGCCCGACCCCCGTCTCCTGGCCCCGCTGCCCACCACGGCCCTGCCGGCCACACCCGGTATCGCAGCACCGCGGCGGCCGGACGGGCTGCCCATCGACATCCCGACCGGTGGAGGTGCTCGGTGATCCCCCTGCAAGCCGTCCTTCCCGCAGCCGCAGCCGGCGCCCTGATCGGCCTCGCCGTACGGGCTGCCTGGCCGGCCAAGCCCGACCTTTCCTCCGTACTGGACCGGCTCGACGTCAGCAAGACCCAAGCCGCGCTGCCGTCCGCAGCTCCCACCCTCACCAACTCGCTGAGCGAACGCGTCGGCAACCGGCTGCTCGGTGAACTCGGCGGCCGGATCGCCCTGCCACTCAGGGACCTGAACCTGCTGCGGATCAGCCCGGCCGAACACCTGGGCAAACGCGTGCTGTTCTCCCTGTACGGACTGCTGCTCCCCCAGCTGATGCAGGCCCTGCTCGCGCTGGCCGGGGCAGCGTTCTCCTTCACCATCCCGCTCGTCGTCTCGCTCGCCCTGGCTGCCCTGTTCTGGTTCCTGCCGGGCCGGGAGGTCGCCCGGAACGCAGCAGCTGCTCGCCTCGTGGTCCGGCACGCTGCCGCGTCCTACCTGGAGCGCGTCGCGCTGGCTCGGATCGCGAACTCAGGCGCAGCCCAGTCCCTGACCGAAACCGCGGAAGTCGGCGACGGCTGGATCTTCGTCAGGATGCGGCAGGTCTTCCACCAGGCCGACCTCGCCGGCGTCACCGTGTGGGACGCCCTCAAGCAGCTCGGCGACGAGCTCGACATTCCCGAACTCACCCGGCCCGCCGACACCCTGGCCCTCGCAGGAGACGGCGCAGCCGTCTACGCAACCCTGCAGGCCCAGGCGCGACAGCTGCGGATCGCGATGCTGTCCGACGCCAAGGCGCAAGCCAACGAGGCGTCGGCGGCCATGGTCCTGCCCGTCACGTTCGGCGTCGTCCTCATGCTCGTCTTCGTCATGATCCCCCTCACCTTCACCATTCTCGTCAGCTGATCCGGAGGACATAGACCGTGAACATCGAAGCGCTCACCCTGCTGCTCAAGGCCCACTGGTACCGGCTGAAGACCGCCCGAGACGAAGGCCAGGGCACCACCGAAGTTGCCGTGATCACCGCCGTCGTCATCGTCGTGGCCGCCGGAGTCGCCCTGGCCATCAAGACGAAGGTGGCCGAGAAGGTCGGCATCATCAGCGGCGGATGACCGAGCACCGTATCCACCCGCCATCACCCGATGAAGAGGAACCGTCAGTGATCCGAGTCCCGAGTTCCCGGACCGCCAGGCTGGCCGCGTATTCGACGGTCGTCTTGCTGACGGCTGTCCTGGCATGCGGATGCGGCACGCAGAGCGCCCCTCCGGCACCGGCAGGGAAGCGATCCACCGCTGAAGGCAAAGCGAGCGCGCCGCCCGCACCCCGCGTGCTGGGCACCCGTCAGCTGGAAGCGGCCCTGCCCGACCAGTTCAGTATTCCGGCGGACCTGGACGAGCCCCGTGACCGCAGGGCGTGGGACACCTTGGATGCCACGTACTGCCAGTCCGAGGACTGGCCGGATCAGTGGTGTGGTGAGGCGCTCGCCGTAGGGATGGCGGGGTTCACGAACCTTGAGGATCAAGAATTGGTGATCCGGCTCATTTCCTTCTCCAACAGCACGACTGCTGCCCGCTTGTTCCAAGGCGAGGGGACGGTGGACG
This window encodes:
- a CDS encoding type II secretion system F family protein, whose product is MTTSQLALVAACCTVLCLLAAVAAVREFRGRVPDPVKPASRLSDRIERARSELPERWQHRWRHLVMAAAIVALVVWAWTGWPVHGLLAGAAVLGFPFILNPGTAAVHRIDRLEALGQWLNHLAGVHTAGISLPQTIRASARNAPAPIAANVRALSERLRSGMEAHTAFALFADELADGVSDHVVLLFQSHAVYKGPGLSDALEKLAVTIHQQAADARDIEADRAKVRKSSRMVSVVISIVVVGCMLNEGWSGWYQSPAGQIVLAVLGAMFAWTLSWLRRIARTKPDPRLLAPLPTTALPATPGIAAPRRPDGLPIDIPTGGGAR
- a CDS encoding type II secretion system F family protein — protein: MIPLQAVLPAAAAGALIGLAVRAAWPAKPDLSSVLDRLDVSKTQAALPSAAPTLTNSLSERVGNRLLGELGGRIALPLRDLNLLRISPAEHLGKRVLFSLYGLLLPQLMQALLALAGAAFSFTIPLVVSLALAALFWFLPGREVARNAAAARLVVRHAAASYLERVALARIANSGAAQSLTETAEVGDGWIFVRMRQVFHQADLAGVTVWDALKQLGDELDIPELTRPADTLALAGDGAAVYATLQAQARQLRIAMLSDAKAQANEASAAMVLPVTFGVVLMLVFVMIPLTFTILVS